From one Conyzicola nivalis genomic stretch:
- a CDS encoding iron chaperone, with the protein MSEAKKPATDESSGVFTAEEKAAMKERANEVKAEKKRGKGKESDEQAVLAKIAELTEPDRSLAARLHEIILEAAPDLAPKTWYGMPGYAKDGKVLVFFQGADKFKTRYATLGFNDSAKLDDGSMWPNAYALTELTAADEATIAELVKKAVR; encoded by the coding sequence ATGAGCGAAGCGAAGAAGCCAGCCACCGACGAATCATCCGGAGTCTTCACCGCCGAGGAGAAGGCGGCGATGAAGGAGCGGGCGAACGAGGTCAAGGCCGAGAAAAAACGCGGCAAGGGTAAAGAGAGCGACGAACAGGCCGTGCTCGCGAAGATCGCCGAGCTGACCGAGCCCGACCGATCACTCGCCGCGCGACTGCACGAGATCATCCTCGAGGCGGCCCCCGACCTCGCGCCGAAGACCTGGTACGGCATGCCCGGGTACGCCAAAGACGGCAAGGTGCTCGTGTTCTTCCAAGGGGCCGACAAGTTCAAGACGCGGTACGCGACCCTCGGTTTCAACGACAGCGCGAAACTCGACGACGGCAGCATGTGGCCGAACGCCTACGCGCTCACCGAGCTGACCGCCGCGGACGAGGCGACGATCGCCGAGCTGGTCAAGAAGGCCGTGCGCTAG